In Magnolia sinica isolate HGM2019 chromosome 12, MsV1, whole genome shotgun sequence, a single genomic region encodes these proteins:
- the LOC131221318 gene encoding protein STRUBBELIG-RECEPTOR FAMILY 2-like, translated as MAKLTLMRCLFVFLYSALLFSATSATTDMIDVTALQDLFSALNYPPRLTGWKSVGGDPCGEDWKGISCTETSVQSIKIDGLGINGTLGLQLSSLLSLKYFDAGFNNIQGEIPSNLPPNATHINLSFNQISQNIPSSFASVKYLRYLNLSHNSLSGPIGNIFTDLLNLKQLDLSYNNFSGDLPVSFSNLTNLKILHLQNNQFTGLVTFLAKLPLSELNIQNNCFSGVVPKHFENIPNLSIEGNVFVSGVVHSPLPYNPWNESNALTTMSSTVKNYYTFLEAYIQNHKWLGITSIVGVVVLVARCIVALVSIHIRFSHRHKLERLEIIHHTSHRLPISTRIRAPRDSPEQQSIRSSAVDSLRHIPSFRNCRTDRFSRIRSLSRRSRAPMTAKLYTVADLRVATNSFAEDNLLGEGSLGSVYKGVFHDGEIFAVKKINMMPLSLHKEVKFIELVRSMSLLRHPNISSLLGYCMEHQQYLLVYEYAGNITLEDILHSAHDDGRYLSWNARVWIALDVALALEYLHLTIWPPVAHGNIKATNVLLNDDLRPRICDCGLAVLRPLTCIKPSELPTGGMGYNAPEYGMPGIDKTKSDVYGFGVLLMELLTGLKPFDSSRAREKRNLIKWASTRLHNFNYLEEMVDPAIRGSYSALALFRCTEAITLCTQVEPEVRPPISEIVELLASLI; from the exons ATGGCGAAGCTGACTCTGATGCGATGTCTCTTCGTATTTCTTTACTCTGCATTACTGTTTTCTGCAACCTCAGCAACTACAGATATGATCGacg TTACAGCACTACAAGATCTTTTCAGTGCCTTGAACTACCCACCCCGGCTAACTGGATGGAAATCTGTCGGTGGTGACCCCTGTGGGGAAGATTGGAAGGGAATATCCTGCACTGAAACTTCAGTTCAATCCAT TAAAATTGATGGGCTAGGGATCAACGGAACATTGGGCCTCCAGCTATCAAGCCTCCTCTCACTGAAATATTT TGATGCTGGATTCAATAACATTCAGGGTGAAATTCCTTCCAATTTACCTCCCAATGCCACCCACAT AAATTTGTCATTTAATCAAATCAGCCAGAACATCCCATCCTCCTTCGCTTCTGTGAAATATCTCCGCTATCT GAATCTTAGCCACAATTCCCTATCTGGGCCTATTGGCAACATATTTACAGATCTGCTGAATCTAAAACAATT GGATCTGTCTTACAACAATTTCAGTGGAGATTTGCCAGTCTCATTCAGTAATTTGACGAATCTTAAAATTCT TCATTTACAGAACAACCAATTCACCGGATTGGTTACCTTCCTGGCTAAGCTCCCACTGTCTGAACT TAATATCCAAAACAACTGCTTCAGTGGTGTCGTCCCAAAGCATTTTGAAAAcattccaaatctcag TATCGAGGGAAATGTGTTTGTGAGCGGGGTTGTGCATTCTCCTCTCCCTTATAACCCTTGGAATGAAAGTAATGCCTTAACAACCATGTCCAGTACTGTCAAGAACTATTATACCTTTCTCGAAGCGTATATCCAAAATCACAAGTGGCTGGGAATAACTTCTATAGTTGGCGTAGTAGTATTGGTAGCAAGATGTATCGTGGCCCTTGTTTCAATCCACATCCGTTTCTCACATAGACATAAGCTTGAGAGATTGGAGATTATCCACCACACTTCACATCGTCTTCCGATCAGTACACGAATCAGAG CACCAAGAGATAGCCCGGAGCAACAGTCCATCCGTTCATCTGCTGTGGACAGTCTAAGGCATATACCCTCTTTTCGTAATTGCAGAACAGATCGATTCTCTAGAATAAGAAGCCTTTCAAGGAGAAGCAGAGCACCAATGACTGCCAAGCTTTATACTGTTGCAGACCTGCGAGTTGCTACAAACAGCTTCGCAGAAGACAACCTTCTTGGAGAGGGCTCTCTTGGTTCTGTCTACAAAGGCGTGTTCCACGATGGTGAG ATTTTTGCTGTAAAGAAAATCAATATGATGCCTCTGTCTCTCCATAAAGAAGTCAAATTCATAGAGCTAGTCAGGAGCATGTCTCTTTTGAGGCATCCGAACATCTCAAGCCTTTTAGGCTATTGTATGGAGCACCAGCAGTACCTTCTGGTGTATGAGTATGCAGGGAATATAACGCTCGAAGACATCCTGCATTCGGCTCATGATGATGGTAGATATCTGTCCTGGAATGCTCGTGTGTGGATTGCCCTTGATGTAGCACTGGCTTTGGA GTATTTGCACCTGACAATCTGGCCTCCTGTTGCACATGGCAACATAAAGGCCACCAATGTCTTGCTCAATGATGATCTCAGGCCTCGTATCTGTGACTGTGGATTAGCTGTTCTGAGGCCCCTCACCTGCATTAAG CCTTCTGAACTGCCTACTGGTGGCATGGGTTACAATGCTCCAGAATATGGCATGCCAGGAATCGATAAGACCAAGAGTGATGTCTATGGGTTTGGAGTTTTGTTGATGGAGCTGTTAACAGGGCTGAAACCTTTTGACAG TTCAAGGGCAAGAGAGAAGCGTAATCTAATTAAATGGGCTTCGACGCGGCTACACAATTTCAATTATTTGGAAGAGATGGTTGATCCAGCCATCAGAGGCAGCTACTCCGCCTTGGCTCTGTTCCGGTGCACTGAAGCCATTACACTCTGCACTCAG GTGGAACCGGAGGTCAGGCCTCCAATCTCTGAGATTGTGGAATTGCTGGCCTCTCTCATTTAA